The proteins below come from a single Xiphophorus couchianus chromosome 20, X_couchianus-1.0, whole genome shotgun sequence genomic window:
- the LOC114135890 gene encoding uncharacterized protein LOC114135890: MEEAYGELYQQFLRLRSLCLRQAALLHQLTTALQKQQGVSVPEVEVSDLISIPVQCSHEVPAFLYEKPQPLTSAGPDPTPPHGAEHTSRNVGCAAGVLAEGMSKLSVNMPCQRKQDVKTEMLNPFMFNTEFSKYHADPPSSSKPSEQNGPGERRAPCTAMMPMTDGGLLNLSGGAMMSDVAMHSHVCDFCQAVFPGDSTTRGEFLRHLHTHVT; the protein is encoded by the exons ATGGAGGAAGCATATGGTGAACTTTACCAGCAGTTTCTTCGCCTCAGGTCATTGTGCCTCAGACAGGCAGCTCTGCTTCACCAGCTGACAACAGCCCTGCAGAAACAGCAAG ggGTCTCTGTTCCAGAAGTAGAAGTGAGTGATCTGATTTCTATCCCGGTCCAGTGTTCCCATGAGGTCCCTGCGTTTCTGTACGAAAAGCCTCAACCACTGACGTCTGCAGGACCAGACCCCACGCCGCCACACGGGGCTGAGCACACTTCCAGAAATGTTGGCTGCGCTGCTGGTGTCCTTGCTGAAGGAATGTCGAAGCTCAGCGTGAACATGCCTTGTCAGAGGAAGCAGGACGTGAAGACGGAGATGCTGAACCCGTTCATGTTCAATACGGAGTTCTCGAAATACCACGCAGATCCTCCCAGTAGTTCAAAGCCTTCAGAACAAAATGGCCCTGGTGAACGCAGAGCTCCATGCACAGCAATG ATGCCGATGACTGATGGAGGCCTCCTGAACCTGTCTGGAGGAGCCATGATGTCTGACGTGGCCATGCACTCACATGTTTGTGACTTCTGCCAAGCAGTTTTTCCCGGAGACTCGACCACACGAGGAGAGTTCCTGCGTCACCTTCACACCCATGTCACATAG